The Thermoleophilum album genome includes a window with the following:
- a CDS encoding multicopper oxidase domain-containing protein, protein MGRFEDALSQRVGRRGFLASAGGALFVCSIGGRRFEIASERDVARADAAAAAVRRPPRARRESVDSLSFETPSPAPGGRRREYWLVARPVRWSVTPSGYDEWHARRVPRIALTALAYQPWSAGFARPLGPPAIPGPTLEAEVGDTLVVHFRNGAERLRQALTVHPHGVRYNPEYDGAYLGEFTRAGGFVAPGEEFTYVWEATPDSVGVWPYHDHGPNHTLNTFRGLFGAIIVRERGAPRPSREYVLFLHNFPPQLTNAETIVHCINGRAFAGNTPQLRARVGERVAIHVIGMDSNFHTFHIHGHRWRDPAGQFVDCPTLGPNETITAAFTEDNPGRWLYHCHVFSHQDAGMAGWYIVDP, encoded by the coding sequence ATGGGGAGGTTCGAGGATGCGCTCTCGCAGCGCGTTGGTCGCCGCGGCTTCTTGGCCTCGGCCGGCGGTGCTTTGTTCGTCTGCTCGATCGGCGGTCGCCGCTTCGAGATCGCGTCGGAACGCGACGTCGCGCGCGCCGACGCCGCCGCGGCGGCCGTCCGGCGGCCGCCGCGGGCGCGTCGCGAGTCGGTCGATTCGCTGAGCTTCGAGACCCCGAGCCCCGCTCCCGGCGGCCGACGCCGCGAGTACTGGCTGGTCGCACGACCGGTCCGCTGGTCGGTGACGCCGAGCGGTTACGACGAATGGCACGCGCGGCGCGTGCCGCGGATCGCCTTGACCGCCCTCGCCTACCAACCGTGGTCGGCAGGATTCGCTCGTCCCCTCGGCCCCCCGGCGATCCCCGGTCCCACTCTCGAGGCCGAAGTCGGCGACACCCTTGTCGTCCACTTCCGCAACGGCGCCGAACGCTTGCGCCAAGCGCTCACCGTGCACCCTCACGGTGTGCGCTACAACCCGGAGTACGACGGCGCTTACCTCGGCGAGTTCACACGCGCCGGAGGGTTCGTGGCGCCAGGCGAGGAGTTCACCTACGTCTGGGAGGCGACGCCAGATTCGGTCGGGGTGTGGCCCTATCACGACCATGGTCCGAACCACACTCTCAACACTTTCCGCGGCCTTTTTGGAGCGATCATCGTGCGTGAACGCGGAGCTCCTCGGCCAAGCCGCGAGTACGTCCTGTTTTTACACAACTTCCCGCCGCAGTTGACCAACGCCGAAACGATCGTTCACTGCATAAACGGTCGCGCCTTCGCCGGCAATACTCCACAACTTAGGGCGCGCGTCGGTGAGCGAGTGGCGATCCACGTGATCGGCATGGACTCGAACTTCCACACCTTCCACATTCATGGCCACCGTTGGCGTGACCCCGCCGGACAGTTCGTCGACTGCCCGACGCTTGGCCCCAACGAAACAATCACTGCTGCTTTCACCGAAGACAATCCTGGTCGCTGGCTCTACCACTGCCACGTCTTCAGCCACCAGGACGCCGGCATGGCCGGCTGGTACATCGTCGACCCCTAG
- a CDS encoding SDR family NAD(P)-dependent oxidoreductase, which translates to MSGGLRGIAGKVAFVTGGASGIGAATCRRLSEEGARVAVVDIDAQGAERIAEEVEGLAVACDVADTAAVREAVATVERALGPVDLLVNNAGTDEFGFLVETTEEQWDRVLAINLRGVIACTHALLAGMQERRRGRIVNVASEAGRIGSRGSSVYSAAKAGVIGFTKAVAREAARYGVTCNAVAPGPIETPLLMAAPEHFGERGRRLIEVMVSSTAMRRIGRPEEVAGVIAFLCSDDASYVTGETIGVSGGLGMM; encoded by the coding sequence GTGAGCGGAGGACTACGCGGGATCGCTGGCAAGGTCGCCTTTGTAACGGGCGGCGCAAGCGGCATTGGGGCGGCTACCTGCAGGCGCCTGTCCGAGGAGGGCGCGCGGGTAGCGGTCGTCGACATCGATGCGCAAGGTGCCGAGCGGATCGCCGAGGAGGTCGAGGGGCTGGCGGTCGCTTGCGACGTTGCCGACACCGCCGCCGTGCGGGAGGCGGTCGCCACCGTCGAACGCGCGCTGGGGCCCGTAGACCTGCTGGTCAATAACGCCGGCACCGACGAGTTCGGCTTCCTGGTCGAGACCACCGAGGAGCAGTGGGATCGGGTATTGGCGATCAACTTGCGGGGCGTGATCGCTTGCACGCACGCGCTACTCGCTGGCATGCAGGAGCGGCGGCGTGGCCGGATCGTCAACGTGGCGTCGGAAGCCGGCCGCATCGGGTCGCGCGGCTCGAGCGTTTACTCGGCCGCCAAGGCCGGTGTGATCGGCTTCACCAAGGCGGTTGCGCGGGAAGCGGCACGCTACGGCGTCACTTGCAACGCGGTGGCGCCGGGTCCGATCGAGACGCCCCTGCTGATGGCTGCGCCCGAACACTTCGGTGAGCGCGGCCGCCGGTTGATCGAGGTGATGGTCTCCTCAACGGCAATGCGGCGCATCGGTCGACCGGAGGAGGTTGCGGGGGTGATCGCCTTCCTTTGCTCCGACGACGCTTCGTACGTAACTGGCGAGACGATCGGGGTGAGCGGCGGACTCGGCATGATGTAG
- a CDS encoding cupredoxin domain-containing protein, translating into MKARRAGFATAGQGRAVRVALAVAAGASALAAVPAIGRERAEAARSRSVTVRVGDYFFKPTALRVGSGTTIVWKWPSTPGDVHDVYLSRGPRGVKRFHSQLAASDYTYKRRLTVRGTYTVVCTLHPQMKMKITVR; encoded by the coding sequence GTGAAGGCACGCAGGGCAGGGTTTGCAACCGCGGGCCAGGGGCGCGCGGTCCGTGTGGCGCTGGCGGTGGCGGCGGGGGCTTCGGCCCTCGCCGCCGTGCCGGCGATCGGGCGCGAGCGGGCCGAAGCTGCCCGCTCGCGCTCGGTCACGGTTCGGGTCGGCGACTACTTTTTCAAGCCCACGGCGTTGCGCGTCGGAAGCGGCACGACGATCGTGTGGAAGTGGCCTTCAACCCCGGGTGACGTTCACGACGTCTATCTGTCGCGGGGCCCGCGCGGCGTCAAGCGCTTCCACTCGCAGCTAGCGGCCAGCGACTACACCTACAAGCGGAGGCTCACCGTGCGTGGCACCTACACCGTGGTCTGCACGCTCCACCCACAGATGAAGATGAAGATCACGGTCCGTTAA
- the npdG gene encoding NADPH-dependent F420 reductase, with protein MTVPIIGGTGALGFGLALRLAAAGEEIVIGSRDLARAQEAAERLRAELPSARVSAAVNEEAAQRGPVVLLCVPFRAQSENLTRLKPVLQPGQILVDATVPLAAAFSGKATRLLGVPQGSAAEQAAEMTPEGVDVVSGFHTVSADRLRNLAERLDEDVLLASDRREARARVAALVERIEGLRPVDCGPLEMARMIEGLTPLLISINKRYRTHAGVRITGLPDDGAGYWRR; from the coding sequence ATGACGGTTCCGATCATCGGCGGCACCGGCGCGCTCGGCTTCGGTCTCGCGCTGCGGCTGGCGGCCGCGGGCGAGGAGATCGTGATCGGGTCGCGCGACCTCGCGCGCGCTCAGGAAGCTGCTGAGCGCTTGCGGGCGGAGCTGCCCTCCGCGCGCGTTTCAGCCGCGGTCAACGAAGAGGCAGCCCAGCGCGGCCCGGTGGTCCTGCTCTGCGTGCCGTTTCGCGCCCAGTCGGAGAACCTCACGCGCTTGAAGCCCGTGCTGCAGCCGGGCCAGATCTTGGTCGACGCGACCGTGCCGCTGGCCGCTGCCTTCTCCGGCAAGGCGACGCGGCTGCTCGGGGTGCCGCAAGGCTCGGCCGCCGAACAGGCCGCCGAGATGACGCCCGAAGGCGTCGACGTGGTGAGCGGCTTCCACACCGTCTCCGCCGATCGCTTGCGCAACCTCGCGGAGCGACTCGACGAGGACGTCCTGCTGGCTAGCGACCGCCGCGAGGCTCGTGCACGGGTGGCAGCGCTCGTCGAGCGGATCGAGGGCCTGCGGCCGGTCGACTGCGGCCCGCTGGAGATGGCCCGCATGATCGAGGGCTTGACACCGCTCCTGATCTCGATCAACAAGCGTTATCGCACGCATGCCGGGGTTCGTATCACCGGCCTCCCCGACGACGGCGCCGGCTACTGGCGCCGCTGA
- a CDS encoding hydroxymethylglutaryl-CoA lyase: MAGKQPALGEVRIREVGPRDGFQNEPEVIPTEQKVRLINCLARTGLRRLEVTSFVRPDVIPQLADAEDVLRSIEVPDGVALSVLIPNERGLERALRVREQAGRELFHEINVFLSASEEHNRRNVGRSIAESLAGLERTVARARAAGLRCEGVISVAFGCPYEGRVPIERVLSIARSLRDFGCAEVGFGDTTGMANPLQVRSFFKRARDELGDVELTAHFHNTRGQALANVLAALEAGVRSFESSFGELGGCPVPRGATGNVATEDLVSMLHEMGYRTGVDLDRLLACARAVQEVLGRPLGSHLLTAGPIDWRGQAGQRDDAPAEPRQHVGERT, from the coding sequence ATGGCGGGGAAGCAGCCAGCGCTAGGCGAAGTGCGCATCCGCGAAGTCGGTCCGCGCGACGGCTTCCAAAACGAGCCCGAGGTCATCCCAACTGAGCAGAAGGTTCGCCTGATCAACTGCCTCGCGCGGACGGGGCTACGGCGGCTCGAGGTAACGAGCTTCGTGCGACCAGACGTGATCCCCCAGCTCGCCGACGCCGAGGATGTTTTGCGCTCCATCGAAGTGCCGGACGGGGTCGCCCTGAGTGTGCTGATTCCCAACGAGCGCGGGCTCGAGCGAGCGCTGCGCGTGCGCGAGCAGGCCGGGCGCGAGCTCTTTCACGAGATCAACGTCTTCTTGTCGGCCTCTGAAGAGCACAACCGCCGCAACGTCGGGCGCTCGATCGCGGAGTCGCTTGCCGGCCTCGAACGTACGGTCGCGCGCGCGCGGGCGGCAGGTTTGCGCTGCGAGGGCGTGATCTCGGTGGCCTTCGGATGTCCTTACGAGGGCCGCGTGCCGATCGAGCGGGTGCTCTCGATCGCCCGCTCGCTGCGCGACTTCGGGTGCGCCGAGGTCGGCTTCGGTGACACCACCGGTATGGCCAACCCGCTTCAGGTGCGCAGCTTTTTCAAGCGCGCTCGAGACGAGCTCGGCGACGTCGAGCTGACCGCCCACTTTCACAACACTCGGGGGCAGGCGCTAGCCAACGTGCTGGCCGCGCTCGAGGCGGGGGTTCGTTCGTTCGAGTCGTCGTTCGGCGAGCTTGGTGGCTGCCCGGTCCCGCGCGGGGCTACCGGCAACGTCGCCACCGAGGACCTGGTTTCGATGCTTCACGAGATGGGCTACCGAACGGGTGTCGATCTCGACCGCCTGCTCGCCTGTGCGCGCGCCGTGCAGGAGGTGTTGGGTCGCCCGCTCGGCAGCCACCTGCTGACCGCCGGGCCAATCGACTGGCGTGGTCAGGCGGGCCAGCGTGACGACGCCCCTGCGGAGCCGCGCCAACATGTCGGCGAGCGCACCTGA
- a CDS encoding PadR family transcriptional regulator: MKYVLMSLLARQPAHGYELHHEIEERLRGLMSSVNPGQIYATLQRLERDGLIAGVDVEQAERPNKRVYELTSDGAAELREWAEAPSPPTYFRNEFFVKLVAVGLSGIGDIRTLIARQRRECLQALRDAEALLASEAASDPAVALAAEALQLHLEADLEWLERCEERLALHTSR, encoded by the coding sequence ATGAAGTACGTGTTGATGTCGCTGCTCGCGCGTCAGCCAGCGCACGGCTACGAGCTGCATCACGAGATCGAGGAACGCTTGCGGGGTCTGATGAGTTCGGTGAACCCGGGCCAGATCTACGCGACCCTCCAGCGACTCGAGCGCGACGGCCTGATCGCTGGCGTCGACGTGGAGCAAGCGGAGCGGCCGAACAAGCGCGTATACGAGCTCACCAGCGACGGCGCCGCCGAGCTGCGCGAGTGGGCGGAAGCGCCCTCGCCCCCCACCTACTTCCGCAACGAGTTCTTCGTCAAGTTGGTGGCGGTCGGACTTTCCGGTATCGGCGATATCCGCACGCTCATCGCCCGTCAGCGCCGCGAGTGTTTGCAAGCCTTGCGTGACGCCGAGGCTCTCCTGGCAAGCGAAGCTGCCAGCGACCCGGCCGTCGCACTCGCCGCGGAGGCTCTCCAGCTACATCTCGAAGCCGATCTCGAGTGGCTCGAGCGCTGCGAGGAGCGCCTTGCACTTCACACTTCTCGCTAG
- a CDS encoding ABC transporter ATP-binding protein, whose product MHFTLLARDLVKRFGEGPAAVWAVRGVDLALAPGEFVALTGPSGCGKSTLLHLIAGFERPDRGTIEIDGRRVDSLSEAEWARFRRHAIGFVFQFFNLVDTLTVEENVALPAIVGGQRRRTARRRARQLLEALGVADRASELPTRLSGGEQQRVALARALATEPRLLLADEPTGSLDSQTTSVVLALLRDLHARGQTILLATHDQRVASAADRVLQMRDGRITEETVLVPGQPKATLSRLRYGGSP is encoded by the coding sequence TTGCACTTCACACTTCTCGCTAGGGACCTGGTCAAGCGCTTCGGCGAAGGGCCCGCCGCTGTCTGGGCGGTACGGGGCGTCGATCTCGCCTTGGCACCGGGCGAGTTCGTCGCGCTCACGGGACCGAGCGGTTGCGGCAAGTCGACGCTGTTGCACTTGATCGCCGGCTTCGAGCGCCCGGACCGGGGAACGATCGAGATCGATGGGCGTCGCGTGGACTCGCTCAGCGAGGCCGAGTGGGCGCGGTTCCGCCGCCACGCGATCGGCTTCGTGTTCCAGTTCTTCAATCTCGTGGACACGCTGACCGTCGAGGAAAACGTCGCGCTACCGGCGATCGTTGGCGGGCAGCGGCGGCGCACAGCACGGCGGCGCGCTCGCCAGCTGCTCGAAGCGCTGGGCGTCGCGGACCGCGCGTCGGAGCTGCCAACCCGGCTTTCGGGGGGCGAGCAACAACGCGTTGCGCTAGCTCGTGCGCTGGCCACAGAGCCGCGACTGCTGCTCGCCGACGAGCCCACCGGCAGCCTCGACTCGCAGACCACGAGCGTCGTGCTGGCGCTGCTCCGCGACCTGCACGCGCGCGGCCAGACGATCCTGTTGGCGACCCACGACCAGCGGGTAGCGAGCGCGGCCGACCGTGTACTGCAGATGCGGGACGGGCGGATCACCGAGGAAACGGTGCTGGTTCCCGGTCAACCCAAGGCCACGCTCTCCCGCCTCCGCTACGGCGGGTCTCCGTGA
- the cofC gene encoding 2-phospho-L-lactate guanylyltransferase, which yields MTSHARPSGRTAQALVAVVTAKPFRSAKARLSAALAEPLRARLAAAMLADTLEVLATTLPPEAIVAVVGDDAGAEVARSHGVNVVRDEHLGGQSEAALLGARVARRELRARTVVILPADVPALTGEDLAALVEAANRDAIVIVPDRHGSGTNALALTPPDALQPAFGPDSLERHCRLARCTGRSWRILRLRSLALDIDTPGDLAELARVLAGRPERGRTARVLAEIAATDAGAAGQEVSSSQLPSEPPSSSRVGR from the coding sequence ATGACTAGCCACGCGCGGCCCAGCGGTCGAACAGCGCAGGCGCTCGTCGCGGTCGTCACCGCCAAGCCTTTTCGCAGCGCCAAGGCCCGGCTCTCCGCTGCGCTCGCCGAGCCGCTGCGCGCACGCCTAGCCGCGGCGATGCTCGCCGACACGCTCGAGGTGCTTGCCACCACGCTCCCGCCGGAGGCGATCGTGGCGGTGGTCGGCGACGACGCCGGGGCCGAAGTCGCACGCTCGCACGGAGTGAACGTCGTGCGCGACGAGCACCTCGGCGGTCAGTCCGAGGCGGCGCTGCTAGGCGCCAGGGTGGCACGGCGGGAGCTGCGGGCACGGACCGTGGTCATCCTGCCGGCGGACGTTCCCGCGCTGACCGGCGAGGACCTCGCCGCGTTGGTCGAAGCTGCCAACCGCGATGCGATCGTGATCGTCCCCGATCGGCACGGATCGGGGACCAACGCCCTGGCGTTGACGCCGCCCGATGCCCTGCAACCGGCCTTCGGCCCCGACAGCCTCGAGCGCCACTGCCGACTCGCGCGCTGCACCGGTCGCAGCTGGCGGATTTTGCGGCTGCGGTCGCTCGCCCTGGACATCGACACGCCTGGCGATCTCGCCGAGCTCGCCCGGGTACTTGCTGGTCGGCCCGAGCGCGGCCGCACGGCGCGAGTGCTGGCTGAGATCGCCGCTACCGACGCCGGGGCCGCGGGTCAGGAGGTGAGCTCGTCGCAGCTGCCCAGCGAGCCACCGAGCAGCTCACGCGTCGGGAGATGA
- the cofE gene encoding coenzyme F420-0:L-glutamate ligase: MSGRRIVIGALPPLPEVQPGDDLGALLAERLPKGIDGSEILCVAHKVVSKAEGRLRRLADVEPGPQALALARRLGKDPRLVQTVLDETRAIVRIGPRVLICETRHGFVCANAGVDQSNAPYGWAVLLPSDPDASARRLRRRIRELRGVAPAIVVTDSFGRPFRVGIVDLALGCAGIEPLDDLRGERDRAGRELRASQRALADAVAAAAELARGKASGEPSVLVRGLAAWVRDDDGPGARALIRERSSDLFRSDPSGRGPTV; the protein is encoded by the coding sequence ATGAGCGGGCGGCGGATCGTCATCGGCGCGCTGCCACCGCTACCCGAGGTGCAGCCCGGTGACGACCTCGGTGCGTTACTTGCCGAACGCCTACCAAAGGGGATCGACGGCAGCGAGATCCTGTGCGTCGCGCACAAGGTTGTCTCGAAGGCGGAAGGACGTCTGCGTCGCCTCGCCGACGTCGAGCCCGGTCCGCAGGCGCTGGCCCTCGCCCGCCGTCTCGGCAAGGATCCCCGTCTCGTCCAGACGGTCCTTGACGAGACGCGCGCGATTGTGCGCATCGGTCCGCGCGTGCTGATTTGCGAGACGCGGCACGGCTTCGTTTGCGCCAACGCCGGTGTCGACCAGTCGAACGCGCCGTACGGTTGGGCGGTGCTCCTACCGAGCGACCCCGACGCGTCCGCGCGTCGGCTGCGCAGGCGCATCCGTGAGTTGCGCGGCGTCGCCCCGGCGATCGTCGTAACCGATTCCTTCGGGCGCCCGTTTCGCGTCGGGATCGTGGACCTTGCGCTCGGCTGTGCGGGCATCGAGCCACTCGACGACCTACGGGGCGAGCGGGACCGCGCCGGACGCGAGCTGCGTGCCTCGCAACGCGCGCTCGCCGACGCGGTGGCCGCGGCCGCCGAGCTGGCCCGCGGCAAGGCCAGCGGCGAACCGAGCGTGCTTGTGCGTGGGCTCGCCGCGTGGGTCCGCGACGACGACGGACCGGGCGCGCGGGCGCTGATCCGCGAGCGCTCCAGCGATCTCTTCCGCAGCGACCCAAGCGGCCGCGGTCCGACGGTTTGA
- the cofD gene encoding 2-phospho-L-lactate transferase: protein MIALLSGGTGGAKLARGFAQLLGDPADLAVIANVGDDVWVYGVHVSPDPDLVTYWLADLIDDRGFGIRGDSWRVMEALEQRGQDTWFRLGDQDLALCLLRTERLRAGQRQTVAQQAVADALGVRARVLPATDQPLRTRVRAAGAWLDFQEFMIRRRAQGPIEAVEFEGADKAAPTREVAAALASARLIVIGPSNPVISIGPILAIAGVRAALADRQVPAIAVSPFVGGHAVKGPTDDFCRFAGIEASASGVARAYAGLIDGIVADEPVRGLPHRLVDTLMDDEPGRLRVARTVLELAAELGAALPPTLLGKVTPRS from the coding sequence GTGATCGCGCTCCTCTCGGGCGGTACCGGAGGCGCCAAGCTTGCCCGCGGCTTCGCGCAGCTGCTGGGCGACCCCGCCGACCTAGCGGTGATCGCCAACGTCGGCGACGACGTGTGGGTCTACGGCGTCCACGTCTCCCCCGACCCGGATCTGGTCACCTACTGGCTGGCCGACCTGATCGACGACCGCGGATTCGGCATCCGCGGCGACAGCTGGCGGGTCATGGAGGCGCTCGAGCAGCGCGGGCAAGACACCTGGTTTCGGCTCGGCGATCAAGACCTCGCGCTCTGCCTTTTGCGGACCGAGCGGCTGCGCGCGGGACAACGTCAGACGGTCGCGCAGCAAGCCGTTGCTGATGCACTGGGCGTGCGCGCGCGGGTGTTGCCGGCCACCGACCAGCCGCTGCGCACGCGCGTGCGGGCGGCCGGGGCTTGGCTCGACTTCCAGGAGTTCATGATCCGCCGCCGAGCGCAGGGTCCGATCGAGGCGGTGGAGTTCGAGGGAGCCGACAAGGCAGCACCGACTCGCGAGGTCGCGGCTGCGCTGGCGTCCGCTCGCCTGATCGTGATCGGTCCCTCGAATCCGGTGATCTCGATCGGTCCGATCCTCGCGATCGCCGGCGTCCGGGCGGCGCTCGCCGACCGCCAGGTGCCAGCGATCGCCGTCAGCCCCTTCGTCGGGGGACACGCGGTGAAGGGGCCGACCGACGACTTCTGCCGCTTCGCTGGCATCGAAGCGAGCGCGAGCGGTGTGGCGCGTGCCTACGCGGGGCTGATCGACGGGATCGTCGCCGACGAGCCGGTGAGGGGCCTCCCCCACCGGCTCGTAGACACCCTGATGGACGACGAACCCGGGCGGCTGCGCGTCGCGCGAACGGTGCTCGAGCTGGCAGCGGAACTCGGCGCGGCTTTGCCGCCTACGCTCCTCGGCAAGGTCACGCCTCGCAGCTGA
- a CDS encoding right-handed parallel beta-helix repeat-containing protein: MRAVNRTVTATAAAFLFAATAPALAADYPPPANPGKLPAASKKGRKLVVCKRGCRFRTIQAAIQQATGRDLIVVKPGTYREGVRILGRRYDGLRIVGDPRRPRRVRLDGRGLRGASAQNAFFVNAADRVTIRGFYARNYKANCFFVVNVDGYTLDRLVAERCGAYGVYAFNSKGGTMSNSEAYYNNDAGFYIGQTPPQKGRKKRSFVTNVKAYLNVLGFSGTNMRYVTIRRSQFFNNGAGIVPNALRTEKFPPPEENVIADNDVFWNNFNYYRGAPFKIPERGPAGLSAYPIGIGVLLFGSQDTVVEGNRIFGNWLLGFGAVQQFELAQSNDPKLKEAATLRNNVVRSNRFGLGGRDLNGRDLGYDGSGTGNCFEANELTSPVPTIGPAAAYPPCPGPAANSANPEVLAQAAQWLAVQDPKKPETFEQFWLRHPHAPRTGVRPIEHFGQ; encoded by the coding sequence ATGCGTGCAGTTAATCGCACAGTCACAGCAACGGCGGCGGCGTTCCTGTTCGCCGCAACGGCCCCTGCCTTGGCGGCCGACTACCCACCCCCCGCTAACCCGGGCAAGCTACCCGCCGCTTCCAAGAAAGGCCGTAAGCTCGTTGTCTGCAAACGCGGCTGCCGCTTTCGCACGATCCAAGCTGCCATACAGCAGGCAACCGGCCGCGACCTGATCGTCGTCAAACCCGGCACCTACCGCGAGGGGGTGCGGATCCTTGGTCGCCGCTATGACGGGCTACGCATCGTCGGCGATCCGCGGCGACCCCGCCGGGTGCGGCTCGACGGTCGAGGCCTGCGCGGAGCGAGCGCCCAAAACGCCTTCTTCGTGAACGCCGCCGACCGTGTGACGATCAGGGGCTTCTACGCCCGCAACTACAAGGCAAACTGTTTCTTCGTCGTGAACGTCGACGGCTACACACTCGACCGACTGGTGGCCGAGCGTTGTGGTGCCTACGGCGTCTACGCCTTCAACTCGAAAGGCGGCACGATGTCGAACTCTGAGGCATACTACAACAACGACGCCGGCTTCTATATCGGGCAAACGCCGCCTCAAAAGGGGCGTAAGAAGCGTTCATTCGTCACCAACGTCAAAGCCTACCTCAACGTTCTCGGCTTCTCGGGCACAAACATGCGTTACGTGACGATTCGCCGCAGCCAGTTCTTCAACAATGGTGCGGGAATCGTTCCGAACGCGTTGCGCACCGAGAAGTTCCCGCCACCCGAGGAGAACGTAATCGCTGACAACGACGTCTTCTGGAACAACTTCAACTACTACCGCGGCGCTCCGTTCAAGATCCCCGAGCGGGGGCCCGCCGGCCTCAGCGCCTATCCGATCGGCATCGGGGTGCTGCTGTTCGGCAGCCAGGACACGGTCGTCGAGGGCAATCGGATCTTCGGCAACTGGCTCCTCGGCTTCGGCGCCGTCCAGCAGTTCGAGCTCGCGCAGAGCAACGATCCGAAGCTCAAGGAGGCGGCGACGCTGCGCAACAACGTGGTGCGGTCAAACCGCTTCGGGCTCGGCGGGCGCGACCTCAACGGTCGCGACCTGGGCTACGACGGCAGCGGCACCGGCAACTGCTTCGAGGCGAACGAGCTGACCAGCCCGGTGCCGACGATCGGGCCGGCTGCGGCCTACCCACCGTGCCCCGGCCCGGCCGCGAACAGCGCCAACCCGGAGGTGTTGGCTCAGGCCGCCCAGTGGCTCGCCGTCCAGGATCCGAAGAAGCCAGAGACCTTCGAGCAGTTCTGGCTGCGCCATCCGCACGCGCCGCGGACGGGCGTGCGGCCGATCGAGCACTTCGGCCAGTAG